In one window of Anser cygnoides isolate HZ-2024a breed goose chromosome 3, Taihu_goose_T2T_genome, whole genome shotgun sequence DNA:
- the MANEA gene encoding glycoprotein endo-alpha-1,2-mannosidase, with the protein MARFRRRTCIILLLFILFICSIMMALKTLRPDRAGFGDPFGLGLLPELQQRTELLENRQNSLNRVHGDAVTQISNMHAVAVNTMKASMPPVSKLEEELSSPNYNFHIFYYSWFGNPQFDGKYIHWNHPLLPHWDPKIANNYPKGRHNPPEDIGANFYPELGSYSSKDPSVIEAHMKQMLSASIGVIALSWYPPGMADENGEPTDDLVPVILDYAHKYNLKVTFHIEPYKDRDDRSMYHNVKYIIDKYGAHPAFYRHKTSTGRFLPMFYVYDSYVTIPEIWANLLTVSGSQTIRNTPYDALFIALLVEERHKHDIHRSGFDGMYTYFATNGFSYGSSHHNWASLKAFCDSNNLMFIPSVGPGYIDTSIRPWNNHNTRNRVNGKYYETAFNAALLVRPEIISITSFNEWHEGTQIEKAVPKRTGQIVYLDYKPHKPNVYLELTQKWSEKYRKEKEQWLM; encoded by the exons ATGGCAAGATTTCGCAGAAGAACATGCatcattttgttgctttttattttgtttatttgctccATAATGATGGCATTGAAGACTCTGAGACCTGACCGAGCTGGCTTTGGGGACCCATTTGGACTTGGTTTGTTGCCCGAGCTTCAACAACGGACAGAGCTCTTAGAAAATAGACAAAATTCACTGAATAGGGTTCATGGAGATGCTGTAACACAAATCAGCAATATGCATGCTGTTGCGGTCAATACTATGAAAGCGTCTATGCCTCCTGTAAGCAAGTTGGAAGAAGAGCTTTCTTCTCCTAATTATAACTTTCATATATTCTATTATAGTTGGTTTGGGAATCCACAGTTTGATGGCAAATATATTCACTGGAACCATCCGTTGTTGCCACACTGGGATCCCAAAATTGCAAACAATTATCCGAAGGGCAGGCATAATCCTCCTGAGGACATTGGTGCTAACTTTTATCCTGAACTTGGATCTTACAGTTCCAAAGACCCTTCTGTCATAGAAGCACACATGAAACAAATGCTTTCAGCTTCAATTG gtGTAATAGCACTTTCATGGTACCCGCCAGGTATGGCTGATGAAAATGGAGAACCAACTGATGATTTGGTGCCTGTTATTTTGGATTATGCACACAAATACAATCTAAAG gtcACTTTTCATATTGAGCCCTACAAAGATAGAGATGACCGCAGTATGTACCACAATGTCAAATACATCATTGACAA ATATGGAGCCCATCCAGCCTTTTACAGGCATAAGACCAGCACAGGCAGATTTCTTCCCATGTTTTATGTTTATGATTCTTATGTAACAATTCCTGAAATATGGGCAAATCTGTTAACTGTATCTGGATCACAGACTATTCGAAATACTCCATATGATGCATTATTCATTGCTCTTCTTGTAGAAGAAAGACATAAGCATGATATTCACAGAAGTGGCTTTGATGGAATGTATACATACTTTGCCACCAATGGCTTCTCTTATGGCTCATCTCATCATAATTGGGCAAGTTTAAAAGCCTTTTGTGATAGTAACAACTTAATGTTTATTCCAAGCGTGGGACCAGGCTATATTGACACCAGTATTCGACCATGGAACAACCACAACACCCGTAATCGTGTCAATGGAAAATACTATGAGACTGCCTTTAATGCAGCCCTTTTGGTGCGAccagaaattatttccattaCATCTTTTAATGAATGGCATGAAGGTACTCAGATTGAAAAAGCTGTCCCCAAACGGACTGGACAGATAGTTTACCTTGATTATAAGCCCCATAAACCAAATGTTTACCTGGAGCTGACTCAGAAGTGGTCTGAgaagtacagaaaagaaaaagagcagtgGCTTATGTGA